The proteins below are encoded in one region of Streptomyces ficellus:
- a CDS encoding HNH/ENDO VII family nuclease: protein MPVTKVSVGGTKARGTKASKWASPKVVWPTAGSETVLLQSVTGAGRTPRRAGGLPVFLGAAQSKARIGAQAVGKVKVTVASQAAARKVGVEGLVLSLAPADATATATASKVDVRVDYASFKGAYGGDWAARLRLVQLPACALTTPDKPACRAGKPLPTKNDTKSSTLYATAPLPGTAASGARAASAGSGTTVLAATAEASGPTGDYKATSLTGSGSWTADDATGGFNWSYPVGVPAVPGGLQPSISLNYSSQAIDGRTAVTNNQADWIGDGWGWQPGYIERRYKACNDDKVGSTNTTRVGDLCWYNDNATLSLGGKSTELVYDSVKGWHPASDSGEKVEKLTGASNPDKGTAGVDGVGEHWKVTTSDGTQYYFGLNKLPGWRDNGTAADDPVSNSTWTAPVFGNKSGEPCYNASFAAAWCQQAWRWQLDYVVDPRGNAMAYYWKTEANNYGRNVSETTGKATVTPYTRGGWLDHIDYGLRSDSVYTGKPMGKVLFGVSERCLTSCGTFDETNAKNWPDVPFDLFCKDGATECKDKYSPSFWSRKRLTSLTTQVLTGGAYKDVDSWTLKQNFPPSGDGISTPMWLESITRTGKAGGTAALPAVTFTGVQKPNRVDKLGDGLAPFIRLRMAQITTESGGTIGVDYYAPDCTAAALPPADATNTTRCYPVKWAYEGETAKQDWFNSYAVQRVTEGDNLVESPDVVTEYTYAGGAEWAKSTDEFTKTDDRTYSVGRGYHLVQTRKGAGLDSKTLTETRYFRGMDGVAVKDSAGVSVTDREQFAGMVREKATYNGNGGALLSATSYTPWRSAVTATRSRTAAGLPALEAYQTGTEAEEARTAVTGGTRTTKTTRTFDAYGMVATQSDLGDTAKTGDEQCITTSYARSSTSPILNAVSRTDTVAAPCGTAVSRPADVIDDVRNYYDGGVFGAAPTKGLVTKTDRINGAGSGYDVTTSTPTTCGTAGDQLCFDQYGRALATTDAYGKTTTTTYTPTTGEVPTATVVTNPLGHKVTTALDPFRGQPTKVTDPNGKVTSTAYDALGRVSKVWIPTRPQATYPNAPNHVFDYFIRNDGPVVVTSKTLDHNSQYQTSYAFFDGLLRARQTQETSPDRAGRLITESFYNTRGEAWLSSGTYFTTGAAEPVLVTGQETQYPSSTETVFDGSGRPTAVIAKRFGDETKRTTTGYTGDATTVVPPKGGTVTTTVVDALGRTVELKQYTNADRSASQSTTYGYNKHGRLEQVTDASGAKWTYGYDTRGRQTSVSDPDKGATTTVYDKGDRVTDVKDARLITLHTDYDDLGRRTALKKGATTLASWTYDTLAKGQPTAATRYSAGNAYVSEVTEYNDLYQPLGTKVTIPAVEGQLAGTYEWFNFYNDNTGQPEETEHPETGGLPAESVVTNYNTGGLLASAYANSDPLISDAKYDHYGRPQRLEYGEFGRHLWTTSEYDDHTGALTRSYADREVAPQRIEDTRYTHDPVGNITSIATAYDQDATRTTDTQCFATDALRRITEAWTNTGEQCAGTPSATVVGGPDAYWTSYTYDAVGNRKTETQHKTASGPTADTVRTYAVPAAGKHRLPSVTQAGTTPHTSTYTYDASGNTETRKSTHPGAPLNQTMAWDDEGHLAKVTDGTKTSTYLYDTDGQRLIGRDATGTTTLYLPNGNELEMDKVGLVTGTRYYSAGGKTVAMRTNNKLTYILTDHQNTSTTQVTNDASQAVTRRKTTIFGAPRGTQPTSWTGKKGFVGGTNDADTSLTHIGAREYDPTIGRFISVDPIMDLADSQQLHGYTYANNNPVTYSDPTGLMPDHGGGTSSCTYPCKSEAAAIMAKEKQPNQNSGKSHDNRNKGGMSKADSAFTDSDGDAWTFADKNPKLRASYIDRYEYKLKTLDYRDAQQREMAQLSAALSACQSVYGDERCWSYLQAYHAPMHERGELLGWDGRTPLMAGARYAKAIKGNPCTRCFLAGTDVLLADGSTKDIEDIQIGDSVLATNPLTGETEARKVTQLIVTDDDKRFNTLTLQTATGTEKLTATYEHPFWSPSERRWIEAQHLTAGMTLLTDTGATVTVQANRPFTKRAATYNLTIDDLHTYYVLAGETPILVHNSNCQFWSRTDYNGQRIYQRDDMVNPSFISPADKYGRSNLKRMKQGLAPMGPDGKPMNLHHMLQTQDGPIAEVTHSMHFGNYNQLHWKAGTKIPSGIDRDAFNAWKSQYWKDRAAGFGG, encoded by the coding sequence GTGCCGGTCACGAAGGTGTCCGTCGGGGGCACCAAGGCGAGAGGCACAAAGGCCTCCAAGTGGGCCTCGCCCAAGGTCGTCTGGCCGACCGCCGGCTCGGAGACGGTTCTCCTGCAGTCGGTCACCGGGGCAGGGCGCACTCCTCGACGGGCTGGCGGCCTGCCTGTCTTCCTTGGCGCTGCTCAGTCCAAGGCTCGCATCGGCGCTCAAGCCGTCGGCAAGGTGAAGGTCACCGTCGCCTCCCAGGCCGCAGCGCGCAAGGTCGGCGTGGAAGGTCTGGTGTTGTCGCTCGCCCCCGCGGACGCCACCGCCACCGCCACCGCGAGCAAGGTCGACGTCCGTGTCGACTACGCCTCCTTCAAGGGCGCTTACGGTGGTGACTGGGCAGCCCGCCTGCGCCTGGTCCAGCTTCCAGCCTGCGCGCTGACCACTCCGGACAAGCCCGCATGCCGTGCGGGCAAGCCGTTGCCGACGAAGAACGACACGAAGTCCAGCACGCTGTATGCGACCGCGCCGCTTCCTGGCACCGCTGCTTCGGGCGCAAGAGCCGCTTCTGCGGGATCGGGGACGACGGTCCTGGCGGCGACGGCGGAAGCGTCGGGTCCCACCGGTGACTACAAGGCGACATCCCTTACGGGCTCGGGCTCGTGGACCGCCGATGACGCCACGGGCGGGTTCAACTGGTCGTATCCGGTGGGCGTTCCCGCCGTCCCCGGCGGTCTCCAGCCCTCCATATCGCTGAACTACAGCTCACAGGCCATCGACGGTCGGACGGCGGTCACCAACAATCAGGCGGACTGGATCGGTGACGGCTGGGGATGGCAGCCCGGCTACATCGAACGCCGCTACAAGGCGTGCAACGACGACAAGGTGGGCAGCACCAACACCACCAGGGTTGGTGACCTGTGCTGGTACAACGACAACGCCACGCTGTCACTCGGCGGCAAGAGCACCGAGCTCGTATACGACAGTGTCAAGGGCTGGCACCCGGCTTCGGACTCGGGTGAGAAGGTCGAGAAGCTGACCGGCGCGTCAAACCCTGACAAGGGGACGGCCGGCGTCGATGGTGTCGGTGAGCACTGGAAGGTCACCACGTCCGACGGCACCCAGTACTACTTCGGTCTGAACAAGCTGCCAGGTTGGCGCGACAACGGCACCGCAGCCGACGACCCGGTGTCCAACTCCACTTGGACGGCACCCGTCTTCGGCAACAAGTCCGGCGAACCGTGCTACAACGCCTCCTTCGCCGCGGCCTGGTGTCAGCAAGCCTGGCGGTGGCAGCTCGACTACGTGGTCGACCCGCGCGGCAATGCGATGGCCTACTACTGGAAGACCGAAGCCAACAACTACGGTCGGAACGTCTCCGAGACCACCGGCAAGGCCACCGTCACCCCTTACACCCGCGGCGGCTGGCTCGACCACATCGATTACGGGCTGCGGTCCGACTCCGTGTACACCGGCAAGCCCATGGGCAAGGTCCTCTTCGGCGTCAGCGAGCGCTGCCTGACCTCCTGCGGCACATTCGACGAGACCAACGCCAAGAACTGGCCCGACGTCCCCTTCGACCTTTTCTGCAAGGACGGGGCGACAGAGTGCAAGGACAAGTACTCGCCCAGCTTCTGGTCCCGGAAGCGACTCACCTCTCTCACCACCCAGGTACTCACCGGCGGTGCATACAAGGACGTCGATTCCTGGACCTTGAAGCAGAACTTTCCGCCCTCCGGTGACGGCATCTCCACCCCCATGTGGCTGGAGTCGATCACGCGTACCGGCAAGGCAGGGGGCACCGCCGCGCTGCCTGCCGTCACCTTCACCGGCGTACAGAAACCGAACCGCGTGGACAAGCTCGGTGACGGTCTCGCCCCGTTCATCCGCTTGCGCATGGCTCAGATCACCACCGAGTCGGGTGGCACCATCGGCGTCGACTACTACGCCCCGGACTGCACGGCCGCAGCGCTGCCACCGGCCGACGCGACCAACACGACCCGCTGCTACCCCGTCAAATGGGCCTACGAAGGCGAGACGGCCAAACAGGACTGGTTCAACTCCTACGCCGTTCAGCGCGTCACCGAAGGCGACAACCTCGTCGAATCCCCGGACGTCGTCACCGAGTACACGTACGCAGGCGGCGCCGAGTGGGCCAAAAGCACCGACGAGTTCACGAAGACTGATGACCGAACCTACTCCGTGGGACGGGGCTACCACCTTGTCCAGACGCGCAAGGGCGCGGGACTGGACAGCAAGACGCTGACCGAGACCCGGTACTTCCGCGGCATGGACGGCGTCGCGGTGAAGGACTCGGCCGGGGTTTCGGTCACGGACCGCGAGCAGTTCGCCGGCATGGTCAGAGAGAAGGCCACCTACAACGGCAATGGCGGAGCGCTGCTCTCCGCCACCTCATACACTCCCTGGCGTTCCGCCGTCACCGCCACCAGGTCCCGCACCGCAGCCGGCCTGCCCGCTCTCGAGGCCTACCAGACGGGCACGGAAGCGGAAGAAGCCCGCACCGCTGTCACCGGCGGCACGCGCACCACCAAGACCACCCGCACCTTCGACGCCTACGGCATGGTCGCCACCCAGTCGGATCTCGGTGACACCGCCAAGACCGGCGACGAGCAGTGCATCACCACCAGCTACGCCCGCAGCTCCACCAGCCCGATCCTCAACGCGGTCTCCCGTACTGACACCGTGGCTGCGCCCTGTGGCACCGCGGTGAGCCGACCGGCGGATGTCATCGACGACGTTCGCAACTACTACGACGGCGGCGTCTTCGGGGCCGCACCGACCAAGGGTCTGGTGACCAAGACCGACCGGATCAACGGCGCTGGCAGCGGATACGACGTCACCACGTCCACTCCCACCACCTGTGGAACTGCCGGCGACCAGCTCTGCTTCGACCAGTACGGTCGGGCGCTGGCCACCACCGACGCCTACGGCAAAACGACGACCACCACCTACACACCGACGACCGGCGAAGTACCGACCGCGACCGTGGTGACCAACCCGTTGGGCCATAAGGTCACCACAGCGCTGGACCCCTTCCGCGGGCAGCCCACCAAGGTCACCGACCCCAATGGCAAGGTGACCTCGACCGCGTATGACGCCCTCGGTCGCGTCAGCAAGGTGTGGATCCCGACCCGGCCTCAGGCCACGTACCCCAACGCTCCGAACCACGTCTTCGACTACTTCATACGCAATGACGGACCAGTCGTCGTCACGAGCAAAACGCTCGATCACAACAGCCAGTACCAGACGAGTTACGCCTTCTTCGACGGGCTGCTGCGCGCTCGTCAGACCCAGGAGACGTCCCCTGATCGCGCGGGCCGCCTGATCACAGAGTCGTTCTACAACACCCGCGGCGAAGCATGGCTCTCATCCGGCACCTACTTCACGACGGGAGCCGCCGAGCCCGTCCTCGTGACGGGTCAGGAGACGCAGTACCCGTCCTCCACCGAGACCGTCTTCGACGGTTCAGGTCGCCCGACCGCCGTCATCGCCAAGCGGTTCGGTGACGAGACCAAGCGCACCACGACCGGTTACACCGGTGACGCCACCACGGTCGTCCCGCCCAAGGGCGGGACCGTCACCACGACCGTCGTGGACGCACTCGGCAGGACCGTCGAACTGAAGCAGTACACGAACGCCGACCGCTCGGCGTCGCAGTCGACCACCTACGGATACAACAAGCACGGTCGGCTCGAACAGGTCACCGACGCCTCCGGTGCGAAGTGGACCTACGGCTACGACACCCGAGGCCGCCAGACCAGTGTCAGCGACCCCGACAAGGGCGCCACGACCACTGTGTACGACAAGGGCGACCGTGTCACGGACGTCAAGGACGCCCGTCTTATCACCCTGCACACCGACTACGACGACCTCGGCCGCCGTACCGCGCTGAAGAAGGGCGCCACCACACTCGCGTCCTGGACCTATGACACCCTCGCCAAGGGCCAACCCACCGCCGCCACGCGCTACAGCGCCGGGAACGCCTACGTCAGCGAGGTGACCGAGTACAACGACCTGTATCAGCCTCTCGGCACCAAGGTGACCATCCCGGCTGTCGAGGGACAACTGGCGGGTACCTACGAGTGGTTCAACTTCTACAACGACAACACTGGGCAGCCCGAGGAAACAGAGCACCCGGAAACCGGTGGTCTTCCGGCGGAGTCCGTAGTGACGAACTACAACACCGGTGGTCTGCTGGCATCCGCCTACGCCAACAGCGACCCGCTCATCTCAGACGCCAAGTATGACCACTACGGTCGTCCGCAGCGCCTGGAGTACGGCGAGTTCGGCCGCCATCTGTGGACCACCAGCGAGTACGACGACCACACCGGCGCGCTGACCCGCTCCTACGCGGATCGTGAGGTCGCGCCCCAGCGCATCGAGGACACGCGGTACACCCATGACCCGGTCGGCAACATCACGTCGATAGCGACCGCCTACGACCAGGACGCCACCCGCACCACCGACACCCAGTGCTTCGCCACGGACGCCCTGCGCCGTATCACCGAGGCGTGGACCAACACCGGGGAACAGTGCGCCGGCACCCCCTCCGCCACTGTGGTGGGAGGACCCGACGCCTATTGGACCAGCTACACCTACGACGCCGTCGGCAACCGCAAGACCGAAACTCAGCACAAGACCGCAAGCGGCCCCACCGCCGACACCGTCCGCACGTATGCCGTCCCGGCCGCCGGCAAGCACCGGCTTCCTTCCGTGACGCAGGCGGGGACGACCCCTCATACGTCGACCTACACCTACGACGCGAGCGGCAACACCGAGACCCGCAAGTCCACCCACCCCGGGGCCCCTCTCAACCAGACCATGGCCTGGGACGACGAAGGTCATCTCGCCAAGGTCACCGACGGGACCAAGACGTCCACGTACCTGTACGACACGGACGGCCAGCGCCTCATCGGCCGCGATGCCACCGGCACCACCACGCTCTACCTGCCCAACGGCAACGAGCTGGAAATGGACAAAGTCGGCTTGGTGACCGGCACCCGCTATTACAGCGCCGGCGGCAAGACCGTCGCCATGCGTACCAACAACAAACTCACCTACATCCTCACTGACCACCAGAACACCAGCACCACCCAGGTCACCAACGACGCAAGCCAGGCTGTAACCCGCCGCAAGACCACCATCTTCGGCGCCCCCCGCGGCACCCAGCCCACAAGCTGGACCGGCAAGAAGGGTTTCGTCGGCGGCACCAACGACGCCGACACCAGCCTCACCCACATCGGAGCCCGCGAGTACGACCCCACGATCGGCCGCTTCATCAGCGTCGACCCGATCATGGACCTGGCCGACTCGCAGCAACTGCATGGTTACACCTACGCCAACAACAACCCGGTCACCTACTCAGACCCGACGGGCCTGATGCCGGACCACGGCGGCGGTACGAGTTCGTGCACCTACCCGTGCAAGTCCGAGGCCGCGGCGATCATGGCCAAGGAAAAGCAGCCGAATCAGAACAGTGGAAAGTCACACGACAACCGCAACAAGGGTGGGATGAGCAAGGCTGACTCCGCATTCACGGACTCGGACGGCGATGCATGGACGTTCGCAGACAAGAACCCGAAACTGCGTGCCTCCTACATTGACCGCTACGAGTACAAACTCAAAACTCTCGACTACCGGGATGCGCAGCAACGTGAGATGGCGCAACTGAGCGCTGCACTTTCTGCCTGCCAGAGCGTCTATGGAGACGAGCGTTGCTGGTCATACCTGCAGGCATACCACGCCCCAATGCACGAAAGGGGTGAGCTTCTCGGCTGGGATGGCAGAACCCCGCTAATGGCAGGCGCCCGGTACGCCAAGGCCATCAAGGGCAATCCATGCACCCGGTGCTTCCTGGCTGGAACCGACGTCCTGCTGGCCGACGGCAGCACGAAGGACATTGAGGATATTCAGATCGGGGACTCCGTCCTCGCCACCAACCCCCTGACGGGTGAAACGGAAGCGCGCAAAGTCACGCAACTGATCGTCACTGACGACGACAAGCGCTTCAATACACTCACGCTCCAGACCGCCACGGGCACTGAGAAGCTCACCGCAACATACGAGCACCCCTTCTGGTCCCCATCCGAACGACGCTGGATCGAGGCCCAACACCTCACCGCCGGCATGACCCTCCTCACGGACACCGGCGCCACCGTCACCGTGCAGGCAAACCGCCCCTTCACCAAGCGTGCCGCGACGTACAACCTCACGATCGACGACCTGCACACGTACTATGTGCTGGCGGGCGAGACGCCGATTCTGGTTCACAATTCCAACTGCCAGTTCTGGTCGCGGACCGACTACAACGGCCAGCGCATTTATCAGCGGGACGATATGGTGAATCCGAGCTTTATTTCACCTGCGGACAAGTACGGTCGAAGCAATCTCAAGAGAATGAAGCAGGGCCTCGCCCCGATGGGCCCGGACGGCAAGCCGATGAACCTCCATCACATGCTCCAGACACAGGACGGGCCGATTGCTGAGGTGACACACTCGATGCACTTCGGGAACTACAATCAGCTGCACTGGAAGGCGGGCACCAAGATCCCCAGCGGAATCGATCGAGATGCCTTCAACGCCTGGAAATCCCAGTACTGGAAGGACCGAGCGGCAGGATTTGGTGGATGA
- a CDS encoding SMI1/KNR4 family protein, which yields MMNAVEASERLIELVRGNDDIANHADGCNAGTMATAESDLGVTFPPSYRRLVEEFGTWDIAGEEFLGVYQTPAMGQKLLGSVTETLDARSQYGMPPDLIVAMFDGMGGLVVLDSSQANQEDEYPVLVWNPGVVDRESMERLGDDFGSFAFALCQRAVTRWRESD from the coding sequence ATGATGAACGCTGTCGAGGCGAGTGAGCGACTGATCGAGCTGGTTCGCGGGAATGATGACATCGCGAACCACGCCGATGGCTGTAACGCAGGGACGATGGCCACCGCCGAGAGTGATCTGGGTGTGACTTTCCCCCCCTCGTACCGCCGCCTGGTCGAAGAGTTCGGAACCTGGGATATCGCCGGTGAAGAATTTCTTGGCGTATACCAGACGCCCGCCATGGGGCAGAAACTATTGGGTTCCGTAACGGAAACCCTGGATGCTCGCAGCCAGTACGGAATGCCACCCGATCTGATTGTTGCGATGTTTGACGGAATGGGTGGACTGGTCGTCCTCGATTCCTCACAAGCGAATCAGGAAGACGAGTATCCCGTCCTCGTTTGGAACCCCGGAGTTGTGGACCGCGAGAGCATGGAGAGGCTCGGGGATGATTTCGGGTCCTTCGCGTTCGCGCTGTGCCAGCGTGCTGTAACGCGCTGGCGAGAGTCCGACTGA
- a CDS encoding AIPR family protein has protein sequence MSRLHVGYVRKAIEERFTGLIDMTDKARAQEPKQREAFLSRGLAALAVQIEHPCPDRVAALSVFDGEDDRGLDSIAVEVRSPQPRICLVQAKWHEQGKGAFGESEVDRMFRGLSMMLDRQYSKFNSRFQLFVPDIERAYESGTPKITLVLALLRTAPLDPGIRDLIEEKCAEFNQVEEMVDYKVLDLRDFHRAILGDAAAPKIDTKVRLDGFIQESTPYKALYGTMTAPDLADLYSEHRRGLFARNIRDNLDLTDVNIKIRNTLLEQPEHFWYFSNGITMLCETIRPIGKSVPGKVGDFQLTGVSVVNGAQTVSAIHRAYTANPDSAQFGRVMVRLISLEDCPPGFGDQVTTTTNTQNPIEERDFKSLDQAQVQLRDDFALMLHLSYVIKRGEALPEPDHGCSMMEAAEALAATSPNAELAAAAKRDQNLAGLWEDDTYKEIFGSSPNAYRVWRSVQLLRAVRARLKELRDGLLWRADAAAFHGDLLVTHIVYRSLNTRSIEDPDFYWPNELKKVPELVRDALAWSLSAIDQEYGKSSHIIAAVRNTERIERVVRAALRGLDSGKDAPPLGDDYQVTEVETRGRQVNAVTTLITNKRITEGAVLEFRPYSKPERRDMAEWLAADAKRSLASWSNDNGRYPLQWHADGEWYSPSGLAKEMRQQASGVTSSVQGTLRWFVPGEGSLDDLALAARLEQGLNVEDEPAGD, from the coding sequence ATGAGCAGGCTGCACGTGGGGTACGTCCGCAAGGCGATCGAGGAGCGGTTCACCGGCCTCATCGACATGACAGACAAGGCCCGGGCTCAGGAACCAAAGCAGCGAGAGGCTTTCCTCAGCCGAGGGCTCGCAGCCCTCGCCGTGCAGATCGAGCACCCATGTCCCGACCGCGTCGCGGCGCTCAGCGTCTTCGACGGCGAGGACGACCGCGGTCTTGACTCCATCGCCGTGGAGGTGAGGTCGCCTCAGCCGAGGATCTGCCTGGTGCAGGCCAAGTGGCACGAGCAGGGCAAGGGCGCCTTCGGCGAGAGCGAAGTCGACCGAATGTTCCGGGGACTGAGCATGATGCTCGACCGCCAGTACTCGAAGTTCAACAGCCGCTTCCAACTGTTCGTCCCCGACATCGAGCGAGCCTACGAGTCCGGCACCCCAAAGATCACTCTCGTCCTCGCCCTTCTTCGGACCGCACCGCTCGACCCTGGCATCCGCGATCTCATCGAGGAGAAGTGCGCGGAGTTCAACCAGGTCGAGGAAATGGTCGATTATAAGGTTCTCGACCTACGTGACTTCCACCGGGCCATCCTCGGCGACGCAGCCGCTCCGAAGATCGACACCAAGGTCCGCCTGGACGGCTTCATCCAGGAGTCGACCCCGTACAAGGCCTTGTACGGGACCATGACCGCACCAGATCTGGCAGACCTCTACAGCGAGCACCGGCGTGGCCTCTTCGCCCGCAACATCCGCGACAACCTCGACCTGACCGATGTCAACATCAAGATCAGGAACACCTTGCTGGAGCAGCCGGAGCACTTCTGGTACTTCAGCAACGGCATCACCATGCTCTGCGAAACGATCAGGCCTATCGGCAAGTCGGTCCCGGGAAAGGTCGGCGACTTCCAGCTCACCGGGGTCAGCGTGGTCAACGGCGCACAGACGGTGAGCGCCATCCACCGGGCGTATACCGCGAACCCCGATTCCGCCCAGTTCGGCAGGGTCATGGTCCGGCTGATCTCGCTGGAGGACTGCCCGCCGGGCTTCGGTGACCAGGTCACCACGACCACGAACACGCAGAACCCGATCGAGGAGCGCGACTTCAAGTCGCTTGATCAGGCCCAGGTCCAGCTCCGGGATGATTTCGCCCTCATGCTGCATCTCAGCTACGTGATCAAGCGGGGGGAGGCGTTGCCAGAGCCCGATCACGGCTGCTCAATGATGGAGGCGGCCGAAGCCCTGGCTGCCACGAGCCCGAACGCCGAGCTCGCGGCGGCGGCGAAACGTGACCAGAATCTCGCCGGCCTCTGGGAGGACGACACCTATAAGGAGATCTTCGGCTCGTCACCCAACGCCTACCGGGTCTGGCGCTCGGTCCAGCTCCTCCGTGCGGTGCGAGCCCGGCTCAAAGAGCTTCGCGACGGACTCCTGTGGCGGGCGGACGCCGCGGCGTTCCACGGCGACCTGCTGGTCACCCACATCGTCTACCGCAGCCTGAACACCCGGTCCATTGAGGACCCCGACTTCTACTGGCCGAACGAACTGAAGAAGGTCCCCGAGCTGGTACGGGACGCCCTCGCCTGGTCACTCTCCGCCATCGACCAGGAGTACGGGAAGTCCAGCCACATCATCGCCGCGGTGCGGAACACGGAACGGATCGAGCGCGTCGTCCGCGCCGCGCTGCGAGGTCTGGACTCCGGCAAGGACGCGCCGCCCCTGGGCGACGACTACCAGGTCACAGAAGTCGAGACGCGCGGACGGCAGGTGAACGCGGTCACGACGCTGATCACGAACAAGCGCATCACGGAGGGCGCTGTGCTGGAGTTCCGGCCCTATAGCAAGCCCGAGCGCCGCGACATGGCGGAATGGCTGGCCGCGGACGCTAAGCGGTCGCTGGCGTCCTGGAGCAACGACAACGGCCGCTACCCGCTGCAGTGGCACGCAGACGGCGAGTGGTACTCACCCAGTGGCCTTGCGAAGGAGATGCGTCAGCAGGCGTCCGGAGTGACGTCGTCCGTACAGGGCACCCTCCGCTGGTTCGTTCCGGGTGAGGGGTCCCTGGACGACCTGGCGCTGGCTGCGCGGCTGGAGCAAGGGCTGAACGTAGAGGACGAGCCGGCAGGGGACTGA